The following proteins are co-located in the Citrobacter freundii ATCC 8090 = MTCC 1658 = NBRC 12681 genome:
- a CDS encoding phage portal protein, which yields MKKSKKSYSRQPATSRDLSDALRSAPSLSAFSFDGPYRAESYDLLDNMYCADNGRYFETPVDWYGLARASRKTSWHQSALYFKRNVLLGCFIPHKLLSRQAFSGFALDWFVFGNTYLELRTNRLGGPLELRHALAKYTRRGTDLDTYWYVQEGKEEYTFRRGDVCHIMNPDINQEIYGMPEYIGGLLSASLAHSADTFRKLYYDNGSHAGCIIYISSAQANDKSVEVVKKTLSESRGKGAFKNILLHAPGGGKDGVQILPFQQITAKDEFMNVKASSRDDILAAHRVPPQLMGAMPGEKGSFGDVEKAARVYAINELMPVMEAMKHVNDWLGEEVIRFNPYALLEQN from the coding sequence ATGAAAAAGAGTAAAAAGAGTTACAGCCGCCAGCCAGCCACATCGCGCGACCTGTCTGATGCACTGAGAAGCGCGCCATCGCTGAGTGCCTTCAGCTTTGACGGCCCTTACCGGGCGGAGAGCTATGATCTGCTGGATAACATGTACTGCGCCGATAATGGCCGGTACTTTGAAACGCCGGTTGACTGGTACGGACTGGCGCGCGCATCGCGCAAAACATCATGGCATCAGTCCGCGCTGTACTTTAAGCGCAATGTGTTGCTCGGCTGTTTTATCCCCCACAAATTGCTATCGCGTCAGGCGTTCTCCGGATTTGCCCTCGACTGGTTTGTTTTCGGTAACACCTATCTTGAGCTGCGCACTAACCGACTCGGTGGACCACTCGAACTACGGCACGCCCTGGCGAAATACACACGCAGAGGTACTGACCTTGATACTTACTGGTACGTGCAGGAAGGGAAGGAAGAGTACACCTTCCGGCGCGGTGATGTGTGCCACATCATGAATCCTGATATCAATCAGGAAATCTACGGCATGCCGGAGTATATCGGCGGGTTACTGTCTGCCAGCCTTGCTCACTCTGCCGATACGTTCCGCAAGCTGTACTATGACAACGGCTCTCATGCGGGCTGCATCATCTACATCAGCTCGGCGCAGGCCAATGACAAGAGCGTTGAGGTGGTAAAGAAAACGCTGTCAGAGTCCAGAGGGAAGGGAGCTTTCAAGAATATCCTGCTGCATGCACCTGGCGGCGGCAAAGATGGCGTGCAGATCCTGCCATTCCAGCAGATCACCGCGAAAGATGAATTCATGAACGTCAAGGCATCTTCCCGTGACGATATCCTTGCCGCTCATCGGGTGCCGCCGCAGCTGATGGGGGCCATGCCAGGAGAGAAGGGATCGTTTGGCGACGTGGAGAAAGCCGCACGGGTCTATGCGATTAACGAGCTTATGCCAGTGATGGAGGCCATGAAACACGTCAACGACTGGCTGGGCGAAGAGGTGATCCGGTTTAACCCCTACGCCCTGCTGGAACAGAATTAA
- a CDS encoding GPO family capsid scaffolding protein, which yields MASTAKPARKKFRVAVSGATVDGREISGEHLKAAAESYDPSVYAARVNVEHYLSMLPNSDFSAMGDVTGLSAEDITDGPLKGRTALYAEIEPSARMKQLTDEGKKVYSSIELHPQFALNGNAYVVGLAMTDTPASLGTDRLKFAAQQRAQVMAFNNQQTEPPMFTEAMEAEVIELTQQRTEEGKQWLSRVMDLIGKGRKSDSEQFSQVREAVENVAQSHSDLLDRFNSLEQKNSEASQKVEKLTSELTTLREQLQTQDSNQASRFAATGGNGAQLVDY from the coding sequence ATGGCGAGCACCGCAAAACCAGCCCGCAAAAAGTTTCGCGTCGCCGTTTCTGGCGCCACCGTTGACGGTCGCGAAATCAGCGGCGAACACCTGAAAGCGGCAGCAGAAAGTTATGACCCGAGCGTTTACGCTGCGCGTGTGAACGTGGAGCACTACCTGTCAATGCTTCCTAACAGCGACTTCAGCGCAATGGGGGACGTTACCGGACTCAGCGCCGAAGATATTACCGATGGCCCGTTGAAAGGCCGCACCGCACTTTATGCGGAGATCGAGCCTTCGGCACGTATGAAGCAGCTCACCGATGAAGGCAAAAAGGTGTATTCCAGCATTGAACTGCACCCGCAGTTTGCGCTGAACGGCAACGCCTATGTTGTCGGGCTCGCCATGACGGACACCCCGGCCAGCCTTGGCACTGACCGTCTGAAATTTGCCGCTCAGCAACGCGCACAGGTTATGGCGTTCAATAACCAGCAAACTGAGCCGCCAATGTTTACCGAAGCGATGGAAGCGGAGGTTATCGAACTGACGCAGCAGCGCACTGAAGAAGGTAAGCAGTGGCTCAGCCGCGTGATGGACCTCATCGGCAAAGGCCGCAAATCCGACAGCGAGCAGTTCAGCCAGGTGCGTGAGGCCGTTGAAAATGTGGCGCAGTCTCATTCTGACCTTCTCGATCGTTTCAATTCACTGGAACAGAAGAACAGCGAAGCCAGCCAGAAGGTTGAAAAACTCACCAGTGAATTAACCACCCTGCGGGAACAGTTGCAAACCCAGGACAGTAACCAGGCCTCCCGCTTTGCTGCCACCGGTGGTAATGGCGCACAGCTGGTTGATTACTGA
- a CDS encoding DUF4760 domain-containing protein — translation MDPTTLQIISNAIVLLGVLVAIGTIIYNVRTAKKTQTANFLFESRQDTQYIESLHVLKQVHRSGKSFRAYVFPCEGKAITEEEMTERRKFQYILNFYERVAVSIREGIYNEQMIKRTSYTTVIETYDIAEPLIKAIREHINSETTYQEFEWLVKRWKAKPLKKNK, via the coding sequence ATGGACCCGACAACACTACAAATCATCAGTAATGCTATCGTTCTGCTTGGCGTCCTGGTCGCTATCGGAACGATTATCTATAACGTCCGTACGGCAAAGAAAACGCAGACCGCTAACTTTCTCTTCGAGAGTCGTCAGGATACGCAGTACATAGAATCGCTGCACGTTCTGAAGCAGGTGCACCGTTCAGGAAAATCTTTTCGCGCTTACGTCTTTCCCTGCGAAGGCAAAGCGATCACCGAAGAGGAAATGACAGAGCGCCGCAAGTTCCAGTACATCCTGAATTTTTACGAAAGGGTTGCCGTAAGTATCCGCGAAGGTATCTATAACGAGCAGATGATCAAACGAACATCATATACCACCGTTATAGAAACATATGATATTGCCGAACCCCTGATCAAAGCTATCAGGGAGCACATCAATTCAGAAACGACCTATCAAGAGTTTGAATGGCTGGTTAAGCGGTGGAAAGCCAAACCGCTTAAGAAGAATAAGTGA
- a CDS encoding MazG-like family protein, whose amino-acid sequence MKHLSTKAIGSVIAEMNRQDEKWGADRDQHPFVWQTILSEEVGEFSQAILHDEFGGHKSGTAREEMVQIAAVALQIIEFYDRHCTPVQESEGAQQVLALPAIPAGREKVGGCEWLDWNQLSALGLIVRINTEVLHPVGLALYRDPATGSSAGAMISPDGKWTYGSEVVKGRKL is encoded by the coding sequence ATGAAGCATTTAAGCACTAAAGCTATTGGGTCAGTCATCGCAGAAATGAACCGGCAGGATGAAAAGTGGGGAGCTGACCGCGATCAACATCCGTTCGTCTGGCAAACCATCCTCAGCGAAGAGGTGGGCGAGTTTAGCCAGGCAATTTTGCATGACGAATTTGGCGGTCATAAATCAGGAACGGCGCGCGAAGAGATGGTGCAGATCGCTGCCGTCGCACTTCAGATTATCGAATTTTACGATCGCCATTGTACGCCGGTACAGGAATCCGAAGGCGCGCAGCAGGTGCTGGCGTTGCCAGCCATCCCGGCTGGCCGTGAGAAAGTCGGTGGTTGTGAGTGGCTGGACTGGAATCAGTTGTCGGCGCTGGGTCTGATTGTTCGCATTAATACCGAAGTGCTTCACCCAGTTGGCCTTGCGCTATACCGGGATCCGGCGACGGGGAGTTCAGCGGGGGCAATGATTTCTCCAGACGGCAAGTGGACCTATGGAAGTGAGGTTGTTAAGGGGAGAAAACTGTAG
- a CDS encoding phage major capsid protein, P2 family, with product MTIVLSGNTRTQLELYMQRQAQLSGVTVSNLTKRYSVDPSVQQRLENAAKESTELTQKINVIGVDDQEGDKVLVDTTGPIARTNSSSDGAKRRNPASAHELAARRYRCEQVNYDTFISYSQLDAWSAHPDFQARVSQQIARQIALDRIMIGFNGTSHALISDFATNPLLQDVNTGWMEQIRKHAAARVMSDVTISTRDMDNKITAKGLYGNPDALVQDARSSLLDEWHKDAPDLVVLMGRDLFNTLRLPLINAMSTTNPNTELMAGQLIISSRFIGGLQVFLAPFFPKDAMLITSFSNLSIYFQKGSLRRLMKEEPEYNRIATYQSMNDAYVVEDYGKSALIQGIKFADAPAEGGGA from the coding sequence ATGACAATCGTACTTTCCGGGAATACCCGCACGCAGCTTGAGCTGTACATGCAACGTCAGGCACAACTGAGCGGCGTGACCGTCAGCAACCTGACTAAACGCTATTCGGTGGATCCGTCCGTGCAGCAGCGGCTGGAAAATGCCGCCAAAGAAAGCACCGAACTGACGCAAAAGATTAACGTTATCGGCGTTGACGATCAGGAAGGCGATAAAGTCCTGGTTGATACCACCGGGCCGATTGCCCGCACCAACTCCAGCAGCGACGGAGCGAAGCGCCGTAACCCGGCAAGTGCTCACGAGCTGGCTGCACGTCGCTATCGCTGTGAGCAGGTGAACTACGACACCTTCATCAGCTATTCGCAACTGGATGCCTGGAGTGCTCACCCTGATTTTCAGGCCCGCGTCAGCCAGCAAATTGCACGACAGATTGCACTTGACCGCATCATGATCGGGTTTAACGGCACCTCGCATGCGCTGATCTCCGATTTCGCCACTAACCCGCTGCTTCAGGATGTGAATACCGGCTGGATGGAGCAAATCCGTAAGCATGCAGCGGCCCGCGTCATGTCAGATGTGACCATTTCCACCCGCGACATGGATAACAAAATCACCGCCAAGGGGCTGTATGGCAACCCGGATGCGCTGGTACAGGATGCCCGTTCTTCTCTGCTGGATGAATGGCACAAGGACGCGCCGGATCTGGTGGTGCTGATGGGGCGTGATTTGTTCAACACCCTGCGCCTGCCGTTGATTAACGCGATGAGCACCACCAACCCGAACACGGAACTGATGGCCGGGCAGCTGATTATCTCTTCGCGCTTTATTGGCGGTTTGCAGGTGTTCCTTGCGCCATTCTTCCCGAAAGACGCCATGCTGATCACCTCGTTCAGCAACCTGTCGATCTACTTCCAGAAGGGGTCTCTGCGCCGCCTGATGAAGGAGGAGCCGGAATACAACCGTATTGCAACCTACCAGTCGATGAACGATGCCTACGTGGTGGAAGACTACGGCAAAAGTGCACTGATTCAGGGCATTAAGTTTGCCGATGCCCCTGCTGAGGGTGGCGGTGCGTAA
- a CDS encoding head completion/stabilization protein yields MSMVAKPRVEPAENDTTDIDDGEEKVTAGVFWPDIVLRELRLASRIPGRTTTSRLMYVTTEAVAHVTDELQEWQQQQQAEGYSTLADAPTIKPNGEPEIPPRKINGESINIHRYRRAVYAATRALILESARDVDTTNKSDRKADALDTQAEDLWRDVRWAIADIRGAQRIWAELC; encoded by the coding sequence ATGAGCATGGTGGCAAAACCCAGAGTAGAACCGGCAGAAAACGACACCACCGATATTGATGACGGTGAAGAGAAAGTCACTGCCGGAGTGTTCTGGCCTGACATTGTGCTTCGGGAGCTGCGTCTTGCCAGCCGCATTCCGGGCAGGACAACCACTTCACGGCTGATGTATGTCACCACCGAAGCCGTCGCGCATGTTACCGATGAACTTCAGGAGTGGCAGCAGCAACAGCAGGCAGAAGGTTACAGCACGCTGGCGGATGCCCCGACCATTAAACCGAATGGTGAACCTGAAATACCGCCGCGAAAAATCAACGGCGAGAGTATCAATATTCACCGCTACCGCCGTGCGGTCTATGCCGCCACGCGCGCCCTTATCCTTGAGAGCGCCCGCGACGTGGACACGACCAACAAGAGCGACCGGAAAGCCGATGCGCTGGACACGCAGGCGGAAGACCTCTGGCGCGACGTGCGCTGGGCTATTGCCGATATTCGCGGTGCTCAGCGTATCTGGGCGGAGCTTTGCTGA
- a CDS encoding replication endonuclease, translating to MSDLAALAWEWNTKRQAINPNKADDSAIEYLTPKGERKALAYGDLVDAVYRAPMRPRESDAREAFDRKGRANYLRRRVQSLPAFIRKRFAQHLENLDRNKPKDVMRWLFGTFERHVLRRVDAVNAQYLPQSTLPAILLPLRDDFHLLPWADKKRLKRLAYKLANLMKSEFMREFDFQYEQTADLEFSSLYAYGAIASKATTLNIAIPGWQRYCDEELDADEALRAAGRLHSEKWWLGKIRHIHDRWREHLMIATGYVSKVASPYCSDPCFREWVAQKKANFEFLQAMELEDQDTGERSSLLDKVMGSVSNPKIARHELMVRMRGFEDMANEMGLVGMFYTLTAPSKYHATHVHSGQRNDKYQHASPRQTQKYLCKVWARVRAKWSREGIRTFGFRVAEPHHDETPHWHLLLFLRPEEAEYATAIFRKHALKEDGNEKGASEHRFTVKPIDEEFGSATGYIAKYISKNIDGYGMDGDLDFESGKPVREMAKRVRAWASRWNIRQFQQIGGAPVTTWRELRRLGSRELVLHPELEAARAAADAPDWPGYTNAQGGPFVARDCLRVRLNYEYTENGNDYGDTVAKITGVYCPYTGRESVIFTRTTDYKIVPKRKPSPVEILTLEGRAAAPRSSVNNCTGRSGTDEKPPLKVAVPAGTTPSEPTLHAGIDHPDSQVTELPLNIEELRRYSRQQRQEITSKLKNFGRESSDQAFERTARGLRTSVDDETALTWGPKVAAAKDMSLTPEEAEQRWREQLRIEAEKRADNYAAAVAEYQKKKTGAALRQAQQKEASQMHGIPEEVIDSIGAQLRSCRIFVSDDVVRSIAGGARVRHGGGMLVAEGGRLREVKAWHAGEKDKPTSEYVAVCDLVTRWKKAVKRKNER from the coding sequence ATGTCTGATCTCGCCGCGTTAGCATGGGAATGGAATACCAAACGGCAGGCCATCAATCCCAACAAAGCCGACGATTCAGCGATTGAATATCTCACCCCAAAAGGTGAGCGCAAGGCGCTCGCCTATGGTGATCTTGTTGATGCTGTTTATCGTGCCCCCATGCGCCCGCGCGAGAGTGATGCACGAGAGGCATTTGACCGCAAAGGCCGTGCTAACTACCTCCGCCGCAGGGTGCAAAGTCTCCCGGCATTTATCCGCAAGCGCTTCGCCCAGCATCTTGAAAACCTCGATCGTAACAAGCCAAAAGATGTAATGCGCTGGTTGTTCGGCACGTTCGAACGCCATGTTTTACGTCGCGTGGATGCGGTAAATGCGCAATACCTTCCACAAAGTACACTCCCCGCGATCCTTCTCCCACTGCGCGATGACTTCCACCTGTTGCCATGGGCAGACAAAAAACGCCTGAAAAGACTGGCGTATAAGCTTGCGAATCTGATGAAAAGCGAGTTTATGCGCGAGTTTGATTTTCAGTATGAACAAACAGCTGATCTGGAGTTTTCCTCGCTCTATGCCTACGGAGCGATAGCCAGCAAGGCGACGACGCTCAATATTGCAATCCCAGGCTGGCAACGTTATTGCGATGAAGAACTGGATGCCGACGAGGCTTTACGAGCAGCCGGAAGGCTCCATTCGGAAAAATGGTGGCTGGGCAAAATTCGCCATATCCATGACCGCTGGCGCGAACACCTCATGATCGCGACCGGCTATGTCAGCAAGGTGGCATCCCCATATTGTTCTGATCCTTGCTTCAGGGAATGGGTAGCCCAGAAGAAAGCGAACTTTGAATTTCTCCAGGCGATGGAGCTGGAAGATCAGGACACCGGTGAACGAAGTTCATTGCTGGATAAGGTGATGGGTAGCGTTTCCAACCCTAAGATCGCGCGGCATGAACTGATGGTGCGTATGCGTGGGTTTGAAGATATGGCAAATGAAATGGGGTTGGTTGGCATGTTCTATACGCTAACAGCACCGTCGAAGTATCACGCAACACACGTTCATTCCGGTCAACGCAATGATAAATACCAGCATGCAAGCCCGCGTCAGACGCAAAAATATCTTTGCAAAGTCTGGGCGCGTGTGCGGGCCAAATGGAGCCGCGAAGGCATTCGTACATTTGGTTTTCGTGTTGCTGAACCTCATCACGATGAAACTCCACACTGGCACTTATTGTTATTCCTGCGCCCTGAAGAAGCAGAGTATGCAACGGCCATTTTTCGCAAACACGCCCTGAAAGAGGACGGTAACGAAAAAGGTGCATCAGAGCACCGTTTTACCGTTAAACCGATTGATGAAGAGTTTGGATCTGCGACCGGTTATATCGCGAAATATATCTCAAAAAATATCGACGGTTACGGCATGGATGGAGACCTAGATTTTGAATCCGGCAAACCAGTCAGGGAGATGGCGAAACGTGTACGCGCCTGGGCTTCACGCTGGAACATCCGCCAGTTTCAGCAGATTGGCGGTGCCCCCGTTACCACCTGGCGCGAATTGCGCAGGTTAGGTAGTCGCGAGCTTGTATTACATCCGGAACTTGAGGCAGCGCGTGCAGCAGCCGATGCGCCAGACTGGCCGGGATACACCAACGCTCAGGGTGGCCCCTTTGTCGCGCGCGATTGTCTGCGCGTTCGCCTTAACTATGAGTACACCGAAAACGGTAATGATTATGGTGACACGGTCGCCAAAATTACGGGTGTCTATTGCCCGTACACGGGCCGCGAATCAGTCATTTTTACCCGCACTACCGATTACAAAATTGTGCCGAAGCGTAAGCCGTCTCCGGTCGAGATTTTGACCTTAGAAGGCCGCGCAGCGGCCCCTCGGAGTTCTGTCAATAACTGTACGGGGCGCTCCGGAACGGACGAAAAACCACCGTTAAAAGTGGCGGTGCCAGCTGGTACCACACCGTCAGAACCGACGCTGCATGCCGGTATTGATCACCCGGACAGTCAAGTGACAGAACTTCCGCTGAATATCGAAGAATTGCGCCGATATTCACGCCAGCAGCGGCAGGAAATCACCAGCAAACTGAAAAACTTTGGCCGCGAAAGCTCAGATCAAGCCTTCGAGCGTACTGCGCGCGGCCTGCGCACGTCTGTTGATGATGAAACTGCATTGACGTGGGGGCCAAAAGTGGCCGCTGCGAAAGATATGAGCCTGACACCGGAAGAGGCAGAACAGCGTTGGCGCGAGCAACTGCGGATCGAGGCAGAGAAGCGGGCAGACAACTACGCCGCCGCAGTAGCGGAATACCAGAAGAAAAAGACCGGTGCCGCATTGCGCCAGGCGCAGCAAAAAGAGGCCTCGCAGATGCATGGTATCCCCGAAGAAGTGATCGACAGTATTGGCGCGCAGCTGCGTAGCTGTCGGATTTTCGTCAGTGATGACGTAGTGCGATCAATCGCAGGTGGTGCCCGCGTTCGCCACGGCGGTGGAATGCTCGTGGCGGAGGGTGGCCGGTTACGAGAAGTGAAGGCATGGCACGCAGGCGAGAAAGATAAACCAACTTCCGAATATGTGGCGGTGTGTGACCTGGTCACACGCTGGAAAAAGGCTGTTAAGCGAAAAAACGAGAGGTAA
- the gpM gene encoding phage terminase small subunit, protein MLTPAQKHFQSVMAQRTGLNTGEETLGERTAHEQILHRLRLAQSRLSGIQARAAKAEVKKELLPDFAGWIDGTLEGDSGRQDEVITTLMVWAVDCGDLALALRIGEYVIRHNLSLPDNFGRDATTVLTEEICNPILTLAGTDPDADLSGFIAPLDTLWEMVANRDMPDEVLAKLCKACAFARRASTDPETQGASLKLLRQAMHLNPNAGVKREIAALTRALKKVQGAGGDVAATAESDVAAEKKEPAKTKASRTPRKTTTGKASAARKSTKK, encoded by the coding sequence ATGCTGACACCGGCACAGAAACATTTTCAGAGCGTCATGGCGCAGCGTACGGGACTCAACACCGGTGAAGAAACCCTGGGCGAGCGTACTGCACACGAGCAGATCCTGCACCGCCTTCGCCTCGCGCAGTCACGGTTAAGCGGGATCCAGGCCAGGGCGGCAAAAGCGGAGGTTAAAAAAGAACTTCTGCCCGATTTTGCCGGATGGATTGACGGCACGCTTGAAGGCGACAGCGGTCGCCAGGACGAAGTGATCACAACCCTGATGGTATGGGCTGTCGACTGTGGTGATCTGGCGCTTGCCCTGCGCATCGGCGAGTACGTAATACGCCATAACCTCAGTCTGCCGGACAATTTCGGGCGTGATGCCACGACGGTACTGACAGAAGAGATTTGCAATCCGATCCTGACGCTGGCGGGAACCGATCCTGATGCGGATTTATCCGGCTTCATCGCCCCGCTGGATACGCTGTGGGAGATGGTCGCGAACCGTGACATGCCTGATGAGGTGCTTGCCAAACTTTGTAAAGCCTGCGCCTTCGCTCGTCGCGCCTCCACTGACCCGGAGACGCAGGGCGCTTCGCTGAAGCTGCTTCGCCAGGCGATGCACCTCAACCCGAACGCCGGTGTTAAGCGTGAGATCGCCGCATTAACCCGCGCACTTAAAAAGGTTCAGGGTGCCGGTGGTGATGTGGCCGCTACTGCCGAAAGTGACGTTGCTGCAGAAAAGAAAGAGCCTGCGAAGACTAAAGCCAGCAGAACGCCGCGCAAAACGACCACCGGCAAGGCCAGTGCCGCCCGCAAGAGCACGAAAAAATAA
- a CDS encoding terminase large subunit domain-containing protein, which produces MIQDAFVRLRAKQLYWQGYPPAEISRLMGISQNTIYSWKKRDEWDETPAIQRVTQSMDARLIQLTDKKEKTGGDFKEIDLLTRQLKKLNDGQPAEAAGGKKTRKRKLKNHFTDEQITALRGKILDSLSWHQRGWYEQRHHRNRMILKSRQIGATWYFAREALLDALRDDVKYPYQRNQIFLSASRRQAHQFRGFIQKVAEEVDVELKGGDKIVLSNGAELHFLGTSAATAQSYTGNLKFDEFFWVSNFTNLRKVAGAMATLKGLTRTYFSTPSGETHEAYPFWTGDRWNEKRAKSKRQAFDVTWKTLNSGLLCPDKTWRQIVTLKDVIEHGWEFTDLEEIQDENSEDEFQNLYMCEFVRDGESAFNLNALISCGADGYDEWPDWKPFASRPMGQRAVWIGYDANGSSGKGDSGGVSVTVPPLVPGGKFRTIETIQVQGLEFEEQAKVIENLTFKYNVQHICIDVTGGNGEAVYQIVKKFFPMAVPYTFNLASKRALVLKMLHIIRAGRWEYDRSERALVTAFNAVRKVKTPGGFITYDTDRSRGISHGDLAWATMLAIINEPLGQERDGSGGFAMEF; this is translated from the coding sequence ATGATTCAGGACGCTTTTGTACGGCTACGCGCAAAACAACTCTACTGGCAGGGCTACCCGCCAGCGGAGATCTCGCGCCTGATGGGTATCAGCCAGAACACAATTTATTCGTGGAAGAAACGCGACGAATGGGACGAAACGCCAGCTATACAGCGTGTCACGCAATCCATGGATGCTCGTCTTATCCAGCTGACAGACAAGAAAGAGAAGACCGGGGGCGACTTCAAGGAGATTGACCTGCTGACCCGGCAACTGAAAAAGCTGAATGACGGCCAGCCCGCAGAAGCGGCTGGCGGCAAAAAAACACGTAAACGCAAGCTGAAGAACCATTTCACGGATGAACAGATAACGGCACTGCGGGGAAAAATCCTCGACTCCCTGTCCTGGCATCAGCGCGGCTGGTATGAACAACGTCACCACCGTAACCGCATGATCCTTAAGTCGCGTCAGATTGGTGCCACCTGGTATTTCGCCCGTGAAGCGCTGCTTGATGCGCTGCGGGATGATGTGAAATACCCGTATCAGCGTAACCAGATCTTTTTATCGGCTTCCCGGCGTCAGGCGCACCAGTTCAGGGGATTCATTCAGAAAGTGGCGGAAGAGGTGGACGTTGAGCTGAAGGGGGGCGACAAAATTGTGTTGTCCAACGGCGCAGAGCTGCACTTTCTCGGTACATCAGCAGCAACCGCGCAGTCATATACCGGCAACCTTAAATTCGATGAATTCTTTTGGGTCAGCAATTTCACCAACCTGCGCAAAGTGGCGGGGGCGATGGCGACACTGAAAGGGCTGACGCGAACCTACTTTTCCACGCCATCAGGCGAAACGCACGAGGCTTATCCGTTCTGGACGGGCGATCGCTGGAACGAAAAGCGCGCCAAATCGAAGCGGCAGGCGTTTGATGTGACCTGGAAGACGCTCAACAGCGGCCTGTTGTGTCCGGATAAAACCTGGCGTCAGATTGTCACCCTGAAAGACGTTATAGAACACGGCTGGGAGTTTACCGACCTTGAAGAGATACAGGATGAGAACAGCGAGGATGAATTCCAGAACCTGTATATGTGCGAGTTCGTCCGTGATGGTGAGTCGGCGTTCAACCTCAACGCACTGATCAGCTGTGGGGCTGATGGTTACGACGAGTGGCCCGACTGGAAACCTTTTGCCAGCAGACCAATGGGACAGCGCGCGGTCTGGATTGGCTATGACGCCAACGGTAGCAGTGGTAAGGGTGACAGCGGCGGGGTATCCGTCACAGTGCCACCTCTGGTGCCCGGTGGTAAGTTCCGCACGATAGAAACCATCCAGGTACAGGGGCTGGAGTTCGAAGAGCAGGCGAAGGTTATCGAAAACCTGACGTTTAAATATAACGTTCAGCATATTTGTATTGACGTGACCGGTGGTAACGGTGAAGCCGTCTACCAGATAGTGAAAAAGTTCTTCCCCATGGCGGTGCCGTACACCTTTAACCTGGCTTCAAAGCGCGCCCTGGTGTTGAAAATGCTCCATATCATTCGCGCCGGTCGCTGGGAATACGATCGCAGTGAGCGGGCACTTGTGACGGCCTTCAATGCCGTGCGAAAGGTTAAGACACCTGGCGGGTTTATCACCTATGACACTGACCGATCCCGCGGCATCAGCCATGGCGATCTTGCCTGGGCGACGATGCTCGCCATTATCAACGAACCGCTGGGACAGGAAAGAGACGGCAGCGGTGGATTCGCGATGGAGTTCTGA
- a CDS encoding DNA adenine methylase gives MSYLGSKAASGVYQKIIAEMPPHDTYIETHLGGGAIMLRKPPAIRNIGIDLDVEALKNFAFTHQLSHINMVNRDAVDYLETFDFTRAGRVLIYADPPYLLETRTSAARYRHEYTVADHERLLRCLMSLPENVSVILSGYPSQLYDNTLTGWRSREFQSMTRGGVRTEKIWMNYQEERAYSHTFAGKDYNDRYRIKRKAKRWKEKFAALPSAERLAIMVALNEVDAG, from the coding sequence ATGAGTTATCTGGGAAGTAAGGCGGCAAGCGGTGTTTATCAAAAAATCATCGCCGAAATGCCGCCGCACGATACTTACATTGAAACCCACCTGGGCGGTGGAGCCATCATGTTGCGTAAGCCGCCAGCTATACGCAATATTGGCATTGATCTGGATGTGGAAGCGCTTAAAAACTTCGCTTTCACACACCAGCTTTCGCATATCAATATGGTGAACCGCGACGCGGTAGATTACCTGGAAACGTTTGACTTCACTCGCGCCGGTCGTGTACTGATTTATGCCGATCCCCCCTACCTGCTGGAAACCCGAACCAGCGCCGCCCGTTACCGTCACGAATACACGGTTGCTGACCATGAGCGTCTTTTACGCTGCCTGATGTCACTGCCGGAAAATGTGAGTGTCATTTTATCCGGCTACCCGTCACAGCTTTACGACAACACGCTGACCGGTTGGCGTTCGCGAGAGTTTCAGTCCATGACACGCGGAGGTGTTCGAACGGAGAAAATATGGATGAATTATCAAGAGGAGCGCGCTTACTCTCATACGTTCGCAGGGAAAGACTACAACGACCGATACAGGATTAAGCGTAAGGCGAAGCGCTGGAAAGAAAAATTCGCTGCGTTACCATCTGCCGAAAGGCTGGCGATCATGGTGGCGCTTAACGAGGTAGATGCAGGGTAG